A stretch of Oryza brachyantha chromosome 4, ObraRS2, whole genome shotgun sequence DNA encodes these proteins:
- the LOC102714004 gene encoding uncharacterized protein At2g33490-like isoform X1: MKSPLRKFRGFGLHHHHHHHHRERKDLRPPPAKLDELAYAAQEMEEMRNCYDSLLSAAAATTNSVYEFAEAMEEMGTCLLEKTALNYDDDDNGRVLMMLGKAQFELQKFVDSYRTNIISTITNPSESLLKELQVVEEMKELCDHKRQEYESMRAAYREKGRARHSKTEALSSEQLQAYFLEYQEDSALFIFRLKSLKQGQFRSILTQAARHHSAQLSFFRRGLKYLEALEPHVKAVAEEQHIDYPLNGLDDDTDNDECSSYQGNQSDDSELSFDYEINNRVKEFPASRSSMDLDQACSPERLKEQKQEHVEQINTDFAAPRLKQEIGTQSAPISADNVFDPSTRFWKMNLPNRTNYSYKLPTPADDKDSTSAHTHRSPHSDQPESKSHVAENLWHSSPLIKGFKPNSMSSGPVKMPSSTEGISSPLVYPYATSDFKKMKREAFSGPIPSKAGLNKPSFSATDLRSSMNYPRAMSTKSYGPVWQSVAPKVTPRITSLPTTSPRISELHELPRPPANVGTARPGLVGYSGPLVSRRQVPNVPTRASPPSQTASPLPRPPAAMTRSYSIPSNSQRTPILTVNKLLEARHSRESSEVSSPPLTPISLADVSRRPTAEKVVENTRIKETM, translated from the exons ATGAAATCGCCATTGCGGAAGTTCCGGGGCTTcggcctccaccaccaccaccaccaccaccacaggGAGAGGAAGGAtctccgcccgccgccagcCAAGCTCGACGAGCTCGCCTACGCCGCCCAG GAAATGGAGGAAATGAGGAATTGTTATGACAGCTTGCTttcagctgcagctgcaacaACAAACAGTGTATATG AGTTTGCAGAAGCTATGGAGGAAATGGGAACTTGCTTACTTGAGAAAACTGCATTGAattatgatgatgatgacaatG GTAGAGTGCTGATGATGCTAGGAAAGGCCCAATTTGAACTGCAGAAGTTTGTCGATAGCTAT CGTACGAATATCATAAGCACCATCACGAACCCATCAGAGTCACTTCTCAAAGAGTTACAAGTCGTAGAG GAAATGAAGGAACTCTGTGATCATAAAAG ACAGGAATATGAATCCATGCGGGCAGCCTATAGAGAGAAAGGACGGGCAAGACATTCCAAAACCGAAGCATTATCCTCGGAACAACTGCAAGCTTATTTTCTTGAGTACCAAGAGGATTCAGCTTTGTTTATATTTCGCTTGAAATCATTGAAGCAAGGTCAATTCCGTAGTATTTTAACACAGGCTGCTCGCCATCATTCTGCTCAG TTGAGTTTTTTCAGGCGAGGGTTGAAATATCTAGAGGCTCTGGAACCTCATGTAAAAGCAGTTGCTGAGGAACAGCACATTGACTACCCCTTAAATGGACTAGATGATGACACTGATAATGATGAGTGCAGCTCTTACCAGGGCAATCAAAGTGATGACAGTGAGTTAAGTTTTGACTATGAGATAAACAACAGGGTTAAGGAGTTTCCTGCTTCCAGAAGTTCAATGGAT TTGGATCAGGCATGTTCCCCAGAACGTCTAAAGGAACAAAAACAG GAACATGTCGAACAAATAAATACCGATTTTGCAGCTCCTCGACTGAAGCAGGAGATTGGCACCCAATCAGCACCAATTTCTGCTGACAATGTGTTCGATCCATCTACAAGGTTTTGGAAAATGAATCTGCCAAACAGAACAAATTATTCGTACAAGCTCCCGACACCAGCTGATGACAAGGACTCCACTTCAGCACACACCCATAGGTCCCCTCATTCAGATCAACCAGAAAGTAAATCTCATGTGGCAGAAAATTTATGGCATTCCTCCCCATTGATCAAAGGTTTTAAGCCAAACTCCATGTCCAGTGGACCTGTTAAGATGCCATCAAGTACTGAAGGGATATCATCACCACTAGTTTATCCCTACGCTACTTCAGATTTTAAGAAAATGAAGAGGGAAGCGTTTTCTGgtccaatcccaagcaaagcAGGATTAAACAAGCCCTCGTTTTCTGCTACTGATCTCAGGTCATCAATGAACTATCCTCGTGCGATGTCAACAAAATCATATGGGCCAGTCTGGCAGTCTGTGGCTCCAAAAGTTACCCCTAGGATCACTTCACtcccaacaacatcacccagAATAAGTGAGCTACATGAACTGCCAAGGCCTCCAGCAAATGTAGGTACTGCCCGTCCTGGTTTGGTTGGATATTCTGGTCCTCTGGTATCAAGGCGGCAGGTGCCCAATGTACCAACCCGAGCCTCACCACCATCGCAAACAGCATCACCACTTCCACGACCACCTGCTGCCATGACACGCAGTTATTCTATACCTTCAAATAGCCAAAGAACACCCATTCTTACCGTGAATAAGTTGTTGGAAGCTAGGCATAGCAGAGAAAGTAGCGAAGTTTCCTCTCCCCCACTAACACCTATATCTTTGGCTGATGTTTCCCGCAGGCCAACAGCAGAAAAAGTTGTTGAAAACACAAGGATAAAAG AAACCATGTGA
- the LOC102714004 gene encoding uncharacterized protein At2g33490-like isoform X2, whose product MEEMRNCYDSLLSAAAATTNSVYEFAEAMEEMGTCLLEKTALNYDDDDNGRVLMMLGKAQFELQKFVDSYRTNIISTITNPSESLLKELQVVEEMKELCDHKRQEYESMRAAYREKGRARHSKTEALSSEQLQAYFLEYQEDSALFIFRLKSLKQGQFRSILTQAARHHSAQLSFFRRGLKYLEALEPHVKAVAEEQHIDYPLNGLDDDTDNDECSSYQGNQSDDSELSFDYEINNRVKEFPASRSSMDLDQACSPERLKEQKQEHVEQINTDFAAPRLKQEIGTQSAPISADNVFDPSTRFWKMNLPNRTNYSYKLPTPADDKDSTSAHTHRSPHSDQPESKSHVAENLWHSSPLIKGFKPNSMSSGPVKMPSSTEGISSPLVYPYATSDFKKMKREAFSGPIPSKAGLNKPSFSATDLRSSMNYPRAMSTKSYGPVWQSVAPKVTPRITSLPTTSPRISELHELPRPPANVGTARPGLVGYSGPLVSRRQVPNVPTRASPPSQTASPLPRPPAAMTRSYSIPSNSQRTPILTVNKLLEARHSRESSEVSSPPLTPISLADVSRRPTAEKVVENTRIKETM is encoded by the exons ATGGAGGAAATGAGGAATTGTTATGACAGCTTGCTttcagctgcagctgcaacaACAAACAGTGTATATG AGTTTGCAGAAGCTATGGAGGAAATGGGAACTTGCTTACTTGAGAAAACTGCATTGAattatgatgatgatgacaatG GTAGAGTGCTGATGATGCTAGGAAAGGCCCAATTTGAACTGCAGAAGTTTGTCGATAGCTAT CGTACGAATATCATAAGCACCATCACGAACCCATCAGAGTCACTTCTCAAAGAGTTACAAGTCGTAGAG GAAATGAAGGAACTCTGTGATCATAAAAG ACAGGAATATGAATCCATGCGGGCAGCCTATAGAGAGAAAGGACGGGCAAGACATTCCAAAACCGAAGCATTATCCTCGGAACAACTGCAAGCTTATTTTCTTGAGTACCAAGAGGATTCAGCTTTGTTTATATTTCGCTTGAAATCATTGAAGCAAGGTCAATTCCGTAGTATTTTAACACAGGCTGCTCGCCATCATTCTGCTCAG TTGAGTTTTTTCAGGCGAGGGTTGAAATATCTAGAGGCTCTGGAACCTCATGTAAAAGCAGTTGCTGAGGAACAGCACATTGACTACCCCTTAAATGGACTAGATGATGACACTGATAATGATGAGTGCAGCTCTTACCAGGGCAATCAAAGTGATGACAGTGAGTTAAGTTTTGACTATGAGATAAACAACAGGGTTAAGGAGTTTCCTGCTTCCAGAAGTTCAATGGAT TTGGATCAGGCATGTTCCCCAGAACGTCTAAAGGAACAAAAACAG GAACATGTCGAACAAATAAATACCGATTTTGCAGCTCCTCGACTGAAGCAGGAGATTGGCACCCAATCAGCACCAATTTCTGCTGACAATGTGTTCGATCCATCTACAAGGTTTTGGAAAATGAATCTGCCAAACAGAACAAATTATTCGTACAAGCTCCCGACACCAGCTGATGACAAGGACTCCACTTCAGCACACACCCATAGGTCCCCTCATTCAGATCAACCAGAAAGTAAATCTCATGTGGCAGAAAATTTATGGCATTCCTCCCCATTGATCAAAGGTTTTAAGCCAAACTCCATGTCCAGTGGACCTGTTAAGATGCCATCAAGTACTGAAGGGATATCATCACCACTAGTTTATCCCTACGCTACTTCAGATTTTAAGAAAATGAAGAGGGAAGCGTTTTCTGgtccaatcccaagcaaagcAGGATTAAACAAGCCCTCGTTTTCTGCTACTGATCTCAGGTCATCAATGAACTATCCTCGTGCGATGTCAACAAAATCATATGGGCCAGTCTGGCAGTCTGTGGCTCCAAAAGTTACCCCTAGGATCACTTCACtcccaacaacatcacccagAATAAGTGAGCTACATGAACTGCCAAGGCCTCCAGCAAATGTAGGTACTGCCCGTCCTGGTTTGGTTGGATATTCTGGTCCTCTGGTATCAAGGCGGCAGGTGCCCAATGTACCAACCCGAGCCTCACCACCATCGCAAACAGCATCACCACTTCCACGACCACCTGCTGCCATGACACGCAGTTATTCTATACCTTCAAATAGCCAAAGAACACCCATTCTTACCGTGAATAAGTTGTTGGAAGCTAGGCATAGCAGAGAAAGTAGCGAAGTTTCCTCTCCCCCACTAACACCTATATCTTTGGCTGATGTTTCCCGCAGGCCAACAGCAGAAAAAGTTGTTGAAAACACAAGGATAAAAG AAACCATGTGA